Proteins encoded within one genomic window of Candidatus Zixiibacteriota bacterium:
- a CDS encoding pyridoxal-phosphate dependent enzyme — protein sequence MINLQDIKAAADRIRPYAHITPVLTSESINEMVGAELFFKCENLQKVGAFKFRGATNAVFSLTDEEAARGVATHSSGNHAQAVALAARYRGITAHIVMPRTARRVKIDAVRGYGGQIALCEPTLKSRQETLEQVVEKTGAVVIHPYNDWKIIAGQATACLELMIQAPELDAVMAPIGGGGLLSGTSLAVRGISPDTKVYGVEPKNADDAQRSFRSGKWVESKDPVTVCDGLLTSLGDITFEVIKANVTDILTASEEAIIAAMKLVWERMKMIIEPSSAVPLACLMEHPDVLAGKRVGIIITGGNVDLTDLPWN from the coding sequence ATGATTAATCTGCAGGATATCAAAGCGGCGGCTGATCGAATCCGCCCTTATGCCCACATTACACCGGTGCTGACCTCTGAATCGATCAACGAAATGGTCGGGGCCGAGCTTTTCTTCAAGTGTGAAAACTTGCAGAAGGTGGGGGCTTTCAAATTTCGCGGCGCAACCAACGCCGTATTCTCACTTACCGATGAAGAAGCCGCTCGGGGAGTGGCGACTCATTCCTCCGGCAATCATGCCCAGGCCGTTGCCCTGGCCGCACGATATCGTGGTATTACCGCTCACATTGTCATGCCGCGAACGGCCAGGAGGGTGAAAATTGATGCTGTTCGGGGTTATGGGGGACAAATTGCCCTGTGCGAGCCGACTCTCAAATCGCGCCAGGAAACACTCGAACAGGTGGTAGAGAAAACCGGTGCCGTGGTTATCCACCCATACAACGATTGGAAAATTATCGCCGGTCAGGCGACCGCCTGTCTCGAACTTATGATCCAGGCGCCCGAGCTGGATGCCGTAATGGCTCCTATTGGCGGTGGGGGGCTGCTTTCCGGAACGTCTCTCGCGGTCCGGGGCATTTCGCCGGATACCAAGGTTTACGGAGTTGAACCGAAAAACGCCGATGACGCCCAGCGCTCATTCCGCAGCGGAAAGTGGGTTGAGTCGAAGGATCCGGTAACCGTCTGCGACGGCCTGTTGACGTCACTGGGCGATATAACTTTCGAGGTTATCAAGGCCAATGTTACGGACATTCTGACCGCTTCGGAGGAGGCGATAATTGCAGCTATGAAGCTCGTCTGGGAGCGGATGAAAATGATCATTGAGCCTTCCAGCGCCGTTCCGTTAGCCTGCCTGATGGAGCATCCCGATGTGCTGGCCGGCAAGCGAGTTGGTATCATAATCACCGGCGGCAATGTCGATTTGACCGATCTCCCCTGGAACTAG
- a CDS encoding DUF116 domain-containing protein has protein sequence MAEASNTTRKPDRKLGDEWQNWDGRNESTDTRKRVFLGVAALSIVLLILGAGLFLWLIEPRLESLGHPWPVTVTWIYRIISAALLLWLVILTWAVATNRPAPRAILLPGLINRLLGMVAKIGGIIGISTDRLTNSFLKVHNLLIGTSPKTVSAEYLLVLAPRCLTRENNATLRQLRDSYGFHMAVVGGGTEARQKIHEVRPRMIIAMACERDLLSGFKEVNPSIPVIGFPNKRPEGPCKNTCVDMSQIEQTVRRCLGLGPGSVS, from the coding sequence ATGGCTGAGGCCTCGAACACAACCCGTAAGCCGGATCGCAAACTGGGCGATGAATGGCAGAATTGGGACGGTCGCAACGAATCGACCGACACGCGCAAGAGGGTATTTCTGGGCGTGGCGGCGTTGTCGATCGTACTCCTGATTCTCGGCGCCGGACTGTTCCTCTGGCTAATCGAACCGCGCCTTGAGAGTCTCGGACACCCCTGGCCGGTGACAGTGACATGGATTTATCGAATAATATCGGCGGCACTGTTGTTATGGCTGGTTATACTGACCTGGGCCGTGGCAACCAACCGGCCCGCCCCGCGCGCTATTTTACTGCCCGGGCTGATCAATCGCCTGCTGGGAATGGTTGCGAAGATCGGCGGCATCATTGGGATATCGACCGATCGCCTGACCAATTCCTTTCTCAAAGTCCACAACCTGTTGATCGGAACATCGCCCAAAACCGTATCGGCCGAGTATTTGTTGGTTCTTGCCCCGCGTTGTCTGACTCGCGAGAACAACGCCACATTGAGACAACTTCGGGACAGCTATGGATTTCACATGGCGGTGGTGGGCGGGGGCACCGAAGCCCGACAAAAAATTCACGAGGTGCGACCTCGGATGATCATCGCCATGGCTTGTGAGCGGGACCTTCTTTCGGGATTCAAGGAAGTGAATCCGAGCATCCCGGTCATCGGCTTCCCGAACAAACGTCCCGAGGGTCCCTGCAAGAACACCTGCGTCGACATGAGTCAGATCGAACAGACGGTGAGACGTTGCTTGGGACTGGGTCCGGGGTCGGTGTCTTGA
- a CDS encoding response regulator — protein sequence MSDQIKLLIVDDEEEFLESIAKRLQMRDFIVRTASRGADAIELARREKFDLALLDLKMPGMDGKQVLEILKKEHKYLEVIILTGHGSVDSAIDCTKLGAFGYLPKPYELEKLLDTLRTAYQVRLERKFKDDEERIQRISQLATGSSALAILRELKKMDDEEK from the coding sequence ATGTCAGACCAAATCAAGCTGCTGATTGTCGACGACGAAGAGGAGTTCCTCGAGTCGATCGCCAAACGGCTCCAGATGCGGGATTTCATCGTTCGCACCGCCAGTCGCGGCGCCGATGCGATTGAACTGGCCCGCCGGGAGAAGTTCGATCTGGCCCTGCTGGATCTTAAAATGCCAGGGATGGACGGCAAACAGGTGCTGGAAATCCTGAAGAAGGAGCACAAGTACCTCGAGGTGATCATTTTGACCGGTCACGGTTCGGTTGATTCAGCCATCGACTGTACCAAGCTCGGTGCGTTCGGGTACCTGCCCAAGCCGTATGAACTGGAAAAGCTCCTGGACACCCTCCGTACTGCCTATCAGGTTCGTCTCGAACGGAAGTTCAAAGATGATGAAGAGCGTATCCAACGCATTTCGCAGTTGGCAACCGGCTCAAGCGCTCTTGCTATTCTTCGTGAATTGAAAAAGATGGACGACGAAGAGAAATAG
- a CDS encoding SLC13 family permease, with translation MSKILLVDDEHQFRADLARRLNLRNYETVEAGNGDYAIKLVRADNDIDVVLLDLKMPGISGERTLAEIKKYRPAVQVIMLTGQGSMASAMETGRLEAFSYLEKPCELDQLIKTIEEAREDRPHLMARHEIPHVPNRSVWGWLKGSHNSRPGIILLGFLIFLVFIFAPAPQRLLDILSTPKTGQTTDLNMGYSAYRQMSEGENIADYYSHKNKMYTVKTDESGNSVKVNESPEQVSFKARVMLATLVVAALFWASGAIPVGITALLVGVVMYFFGILRPDNIAQAYAKDAVLFIFGVLAISVAISKTGLDRRIGLLLLGPAKTLPRLLFLFLPMLAISCSIVSEHALVAFIMPLFMMVYVTSIRAAGIKKDRALAVMFALTLCYTANSGGPGSPAAGGRNAIMMGILQDYNLAPTFGEWVQYGMPFVPIMTLVIAGYFYFTFRRKLQVKELNVSDIVRKAAEQIGPMNRNEYITAAVLLLVVVLWVSASDTFGMGGPIILGLVLLNMLRILKWRDITSIHWEVVALYASASALGKGLADTGAALYLADSFLSIMPDFLQHGSGLAMAASMFTGITTNFMSDGATVSAIGPITVPMATISGTHPWMVGFATAFASSFAHMLIIGTPSNAIAYAMAKDPVTGEQLVTLSDFLRHGSVVLLLSFVVLWGWTIFGYWRIIGF, from the coding sequence ATGTCAAAGATCCTTCTTGTAGACGATGAGCATCAGTTTCGTGCTGATCTGGCGCGTCGTCTGAATCTTCGTAATTACGAGACAGTCGAAGCGGGCAACGGTGACTATGCCATCAAGCTGGTCCGAGCCGACAACGATATCGATGTGGTTTTACTCGATCTGAAGATGCCCGGTATCAGCGGTGAACGCACTTTAGCCGAGATCAAAAAATACCGGCCCGCCGTTCAGGTGATTATGTTGACCGGTCAGGGATCCATGGCTTCCGCCATGGAAACCGGTCGCCTCGAAGCTTTCTCTTATCTGGAGAAACCGTGCGAATTGGATCAACTGATCAAGACTATTGAGGAGGCCCGCGAAGATCGCCCGCACCTCATGGCTCGCCACGAAATCCCGCACGTTCCCAACCGCTCGGTTTGGGGTTGGCTCAAAGGTTCGCATAATTCCCGGCCAGGCATCATCTTGCTGGGCTTTTTAATCTTCCTCGTTTTCATTTTTGCTCCGGCGCCGCAACGTCTTTTGGATATTCTGTCAACTCCCAAGACAGGACAAACCACTGATCTGAATATGGGCTATTCCGCCTATCGCCAGATGAGTGAGGGAGAGAATATCGCCGATTATTACAGTCACAAGAACAAGATGTACACCGTTAAGACGGACGAAAGCGGCAACAGTGTCAAGGTCAACGAGTCACCCGAACAAGTCTCGTTCAAAGCCCGAGTGATGCTGGCCACTTTGGTAGTGGCAGCTTTATTCTGGGCATCCGGAGCTATTCCCGTTGGAATTACAGCGCTGCTGGTGGGTGTTGTAATGTATTTCTTCGGTATCCTGCGACCGGACAACATCGCGCAGGCTTATGCCAAGGATGCCGTTTTGTTCATATTCGGGGTCTTAGCGATCTCGGTTGCTATTTCCAAAACCGGTCTGGACCGGCGTATCGGTCTGCTGCTGCTGGGACCGGCTAAAACATTGCCGAGGTTGTTGTTCCTGTTCTTGCCCATGCTGGCGATTAGCTGTTCCATTGTTTCGGAACATGCCCTGGTGGCTTTTATTATGCCGCTTTTCATGATGGTCTATGTGACTTCGATACGAGCCGCCGGGATAAAGAAGGACCGCGCCCTGGCGGTGATGTTCGCCCTGACATTATGTTATACCGCCAACTCCGGTGGTCCCGGTTCACCTGCGGCCGGGGGACGCAATGCCATCATGATGGGGATTCTTCAGGACTACAATCTCGCCCCGACGTTCGGTGAATGGGTTCAATACGGAATGCCGTTTGTACCGATTATGACTCTGGTTATTGCAGGTTACTTTTATTTCACTTTCAGACGTAAGCTCCAGGTAAAGGAGCTGAATGTATCGGATATAGTAAGAAAAGCGGCTGAGCAAATCGGGCCAATGAATCGCAACGAATATATCACGGCGGCGGTGTTGCTCCTGGTGGTGGTCCTCTGGGTTTCCGCCAGTGATACATTCGGGATGGGAGGTCCGATCATTCTCGGTCTGGTGTTGCTTAATATGCTGCGCATTCTCAAGTGGCGCGATATTACCTCGATTCACTGGGAGGTGGTGGCCCTCTATGCCAGCGCCAGCGCTCTCGGCAAGGGACTGGCCGACACCGGCGCTGCGCTATATCTGGCTGATAGTTTTTTAAGCATCATGCCGGATTTCCTGCAACATGGCTCAGGGCTGGCCATGGCGGCTAGCATGTTTACCGGCATTACCACCAATTTCATGAGTGACGGTGCTACGGTTTCGGCTATCGGGCCGATTACCGTGCCGATGGCGACCATAAGCGGGACACATCCCTGGATGGTCGGCTTTGCTACCGCTTTTGCCTCGTCGTTTGCGCACATGCTCATCATTGGAACCCCGTCCAATGCCATTGCTTATGCTATGGCCAAGGATCCGGTTACCGGTGAGCAACTGGTCACCCTCTCTGATTTTCTCAGACACGGCTCGGTTGTGCTGTTGTTGTCTTTCGTGGTTCTATGGGGGTGGACCATTTTCGGGTATTGGCGAATAATAGGTTTCTGA
- a CDS encoding CBS domain-containing protein: MSLKTAEDIMVPIDEYPLVDSEATLWEVAIRLHESRREPVANGKIPYQAVLVADDQGNIVGKVGQMAIMRGLQPRSQVLGDLNTLSRAGVSEAVLESMLDGSRSLQMDFPDLCRAAAATPVKNVMHPVTEHIEVTATIAEVIHKLIAFQSLSALVTRDGHPIGLVRLADLCDEVVRQMLEATPPFQERG; the protein is encoded by the coding sequence ATGAGTCTTAAGACAGCTGAAGATATCATGGTCCCGATCGATGAGTACCCTCTGGTGGATTCGGAGGCAACGCTTTGGGAGGTGGCCATTCGTCTTCATGAATCTCGCCGGGAGCCTGTGGCAAATGGAAAAATCCCCTATCAGGCTGTTTTGGTAGCCGATGATCAGGGGAATATCGTGGGTAAAGTCGGGCAAATGGCAATTATGCGCGGACTGCAACCTCGCAGTCAGGTCCTGGGTGATTTGAATACCCTTTCCAGAGCCGGTGTCAGTGAAGCGGTGCTGGAGAGTATGCTGGATGGATCCCGTTCGTTGCAGATGGATTTCCCGGATTTATGCCGCGCCGCTGCCGCCACCCCGGTTAAAAATGTGATGCACCCGGTCACTGAACATATCGAAGTGACTGCTACTATCGCGGAAGTGATCCATAAATTGATCGCTTTCCAAAGTCTCTCTGCGCTGGTGACCAGGGATGGACACCCCATCGGGCTGGTGCGACTGGCCGATTTGTGTGACGAAGTAGTTCGGCAAATGCTGGAAGCGACTCCCCCTTTTCAGGAGAGGGGGTAG
- a CDS encoding ATP-binding protein: MERKKQATLDSRELLPFKPEHYREWRRRQFMRMAITYIAPLILLSVYFQYLSVGLRDESRQIHLGAVAEHEANTLDLFLSERRVNLVNLIDNPHFPTEPNSDQMTEYLADLQRVSDAFVDLGFFDTEGVQVAYAGPHPSLTSRNYQDENWYRSLKETADNFVITDIYLGFRQQPHFTIAVSRHSDNRFVVLRATLDPARMYEYIESQQAGSNVSTFIVNRQGDYQLVHESIAHPLDKCPIPVPSDELYGYDAVEIDHHAQHFAFRWLRNADWALIVESVSPNQGILGGLEPVSLIVSASLIILALLVIINRSNKMVEQQKEADQTRAQLEHASKLASVGELAAGIAHEINNPLAVITEESGLLLDYADPQFGQTLDETDLLNRLRTIQKSAFRCRDITRKLLRFVRQSDFHLGDYDIHEIIDGVIDDLLGPEFAVSNVKIERSYDRSVPRLTTDINQLQQVILNIINNATDAMGGRPGVITISTSRAAGKIMVAISDTGCGMTPEQLDKVFMPFFTTKEVGKGTGLGMSVSYGIVRGLGGTIEVDSVQGEGSTFTLVLPEKVKR, encoded by the coding sequence ATGGAGAGAAAAAAACAAGCAACCTTAGACTCCCGTGAGCTCCTGCCTTTCAAGCCGGAGCATTATCGCGAATGGCGAAGACGACAATTCATGCGTATGGCGATTACATATATCGCCCCGCTCATTCTATTGTCCGTCTATTTTCAATACCTTTCGGTTGGCCTTCGCGATGAAAGCCGACAGATTCACCTCGGCGCCGTTGCCGAGCATGAGGCAAATACTCTAGACCTGTTTCTGTCGGAGCGACGTGTTAATCTCGTCAACTTGATCGACAACCCACATTTTCCGACCGAACCCAACTCGGATCAGATGACCGAATATCTGGCCGATCTTCAGCGTGTGTCCGATGCTTTCGTCGACCTTGGATTTTTCGATACGGAAGGTGTGCAGGTTGCCTATGCGGGACCGCATCCGTCGCTGACCTCACGCAATTACCAGGATGAAAACTGGTATCGTTCCCTCAAGGAAACCGCCGACAACTTCGTTATAACCGACATCTATCTTGGTTTCCGCCAGCAACCACACTTCACGATTGCGGTGAGTCGGCATTCCGATAACCGCTTTGTGGTGCTCCGTGCGACTCTTGATCCGGCCCGGATGTACGAATATATCGAGTCACAGCAGGCCGGCTCGAATGTCTCGACCTTCATTGTCAATCGTCAGGGTGACTACCAACTGGTGCATGAAAGCATCGCTCACCCGCTCGATAAATGTCCCATTCCCGTTCCCTCGGACGAACTCTATGGTTACGATGCCGTCGAAATCGATCATCATGCTCAGCATTTTGCCTTCCGTTGGTTGCGTAATGCCGACTGGGCGCTGATCGTGGAGTCGGTATCGCCCAATCAGGGTATCCTGGGCGGTCTTGAACCGGTATCGCTTATCGTCTCAGCTTCATTGATCATTCTGGCTCTTCTGGTTATTATCAACCGTTCCAACAAGATGGTGGAACAGCAAAAAGAGGCGGACCAGACGCGGGCTCAGCTCGAACATGCTTCCAAGCTCGCTTCGGTCGGTGAACTCGCTGCGGGTATCGCTCATGAGATCAACAATCCTCTTGCGGTGATAACCGAGGAATCCGGACTCCTTCTGGATTACGCCGATCCTCAGTTCGGTCAGACTCTGGATGAGACGGATCTGTTAAATCGACTCCGGACGATACAGAAGTCCGCCTTCCGATGCCGCGACATCACTCGTAAACTTCTGCGTTTCGTGAGACAGAGTGATTTCCACCTGGGCGATTACGACATTCATGAAATAATCGATGGTGTGATCGATGACTTGCTCGGTCCGGAGTTCGCTGTTTCGAACGTCAAGATCGAGCGCTCATACGACAGATCGGTGCCAAGGCTGACGACTGATATCAACCAACTACAACAGGTTATTCTGAATATCATTAATAATGCCACCGACGCCATGGGCGGTCGTCCCGGCGTAATCACGATTAGTACTTCCCGCGCCGCAGGAAAGATCATGGTTGCGATCAGCGACACCGGTTGCGGTATGACACCCGAACAGCTTGACAAAGTCTTTATGCCCTTTTTCACTACCAAAGAAGTAGGCAAGGGAACCGGGCTGGGGATGTCCGTCAGTTACGGCATTGTGCGCGGGCTGGGTGGCACCATTGAGGTTGATTCGGTCCAGGGAGAAGGGAGCACGTTTACCCTCGTGCTGCCGGAGAAGGTCAAGAGATGA
- the hydE gene encoding [FeFe] hydrogenase H-cluster radical SAM maturase HydE, whose amino-acid sequence MSERLTITAKDIVEWLKTTDRSQLNQLWTMADQVRRERVGDTVHLRGLVEFSNDCCRTCLYCGLRHPNSELLRYRMGTGEVLACAENAARLGYGTVVLQSGEMPSMPREWLGKLIRKITLNYGLTVTLSVGERSEDDYRYWYDMGARRCLLRFETGDGELYRKLHPIGPSGPIDRIKLLLKLRRIGYNIGSGIMVGLPGQTLESIAEDILTFRDIELYMVGSGPYIANPQTPLGKTTAKERASRISARVSLLARKVLALTRLVCPEAHIPATSALATVDKDGLLLGLQCGANVIMPRLTPEKYQQLYRIYPTPTYAHGPNSPSRAKSVLERLGRPASRQNDRTPDSLPTKPDYRESRLSS is encoded by the coding sequence GTGTCAGAGCGCCTGACCATTACCGCAAAAGACATCGTTGAGTGGCTCAAAACAACCGACCGGTCGCAACTGAATCAGTTGTGGACCATGGCGGATCAAGTTCGCCGTGAACGGGTTGGAGACACCGTGCATCTTCGGGGTCTGGTCGAGTTCAGCAATGATTGCTGTCGTACCTGTCTGTATTGCGGCCTGCGTCATCCCAACAGCGAGTTGTTGCGCTATCGCATGGGCACCGGCGAGGTGCTTGCATGTGCTGAAAATGCCGCCCGTCTCGGATATGGCACAGTCGTACTCCAGTCAGGTGAAATGCCCTCAATGCCCCGAGAGTGGCTTGGCAAGTTAATCCGTAAGATAACTCTCAATTATGGTTTAACAGTCACGCTTTCGGTGGGGGAGAGATCGGAGGATGATTATCGTTATTGGTATGATATGGGGGCAAGACGCTGTTTGCTCCGGTTTGAAACCGGCGACGGCGAACTGTATCGCAAACTTCATCCGATTGGTCCGTCCGGACCGATTGATCGCATAAAACTGTTGCTGAAACTTCGTCGCATTGGCTACAATATCGGTAGCGGCATTATGGTTGGATTGCCCGGCCAAACACTCGAGAGCATCGCCGAAGACATCCTCACCTTTCGGGATATCGAGTTGTATATGGTCGGTTCCGGACCTTATATTGCCAATCCTCAGACTCCCCTTGGCAAAACCACGGCCAAGGAAAGAGCCAGTCGGATCTCGGCGCGGGTAAGTCTGCTGGCCCGTAAGGTGCTGGCATTGACCCGGCTTGTCTGCCCTGAGGCACACATCCCGGCCACTTCCGCTCTGGCTACGGTCGATAAAGACGGCCTCCTGTTAGGTCTTCAATGCGGAGCCAATGTTATTATGCCAAGGCTGACACCCGAGAAGTATCAGCAACTTTACAGAATATATCCCACTCCGACGTATGCCCACGGGCCCAACTCACCCTCGCGAGCAAAATCGGTGTTGGAACGGCTCGGTCGGCCCGCGAGCAGGCAAAACGATCGTACGCCGGATTCTTTGCCAACCAAGCCGGATTATCGCGAATCCCGGCTCAGTAGTTAG
- the hydF gene encoding [FeFe] hydrogenase H-cluster maturation GTPase HydF, translating into MRAAPKGMRLHIGIFGRRNCGKSSLINRLAHRDVSIISDKPGTTTDPVDKIMEMLPIGPVVLIDTAGIDDIGELGSLRIEATNKVINRIDVGLIMFCGEDWGEPEELLLRELKARKASVIAVANKCDIEPPATSLVVDLGQRGIPLVLTSVKNNTGMNALRRALVESVPADYLENPTILSDVVPKGETVVLVMPIDKETPRGRLILPEVQTIRDLLDTGAVTLTVRETEYVQALERLVRPPYLVVTDSQAFEFVASKTPSDVMLTSFSIVYARMKGDLDALAEGAEAIDHLHAGDRVLISEHCTHHPIEQDIGRVKLPNWITERVGQPLNFDHVRGHDFPTDLSKYQLVVHCGACTANRREILSRILACKSARVPITNYGMAIAYCHGILDRAMKVFRQERKQCQSA; encoded by the coding sequence ATGAGAGCCGCACCCAAAGGAATGCGCCTGCATATCGGTATTTTCGGTCGACGCAATTGTGGTAAGTCGAGCCTTATTAACCGCCTGGCACATCGTGACGTTTCCATTATCTCCGATAAACCGGGCACTACTACCGATCCGGTCGATAAGATCATGGAGATGCTGCCGATTGGACCGGTAGTTCTCATTGACACGGCCGGGATCGACGATATTGGCGAGTTGGGCAGTCTGCGGATTGAAGCCACCAACAAGGTAATCAATCGCATTGATGTGGGTTTGATTATGTTCTGCGGCGAAGATTGGGGGGAGCCGGAAGAATTGCTGCTGCGCGAACTCAAAGCTCGCAAAGCTTCCGTGATTGCCGTGGCCAACAAATGCGATATTGAACCCCCGGCTACATCATTGGTGGTGGACCTCGGTCAACGGGGTATCCCGCTGGTTCTGACCTCGGTGAAAAACAACACCGGCATGAATGCTCTGCGGCGTGCCCTGGTGGAGTCTGTTCCGGCCGACTATCTGGAAAACCCGACCATTCTTTCCGATGTCGTCCCCAAAGGAGAGACGGTCGTGCTGGTCATGCCGATCGACAAAGAAACTCCGCGCGGACGTTTGATTCTGCCGGAGGTGCAAACGATCCGTGATCTGCTCGATACCGGTGCGGTCACTCTCACGGTCCGTGAGACCGAATATGTCCAGGCGCTGGAACGTCTGGTTCGCCCACCGTACCTGGTGGTCACTGACTCACAGGCTTTTGAATTCGTAGCGAGCAAGACACCATCCGATGTGATGTTGACCAGTTTTTCCATTGTTTACGCGCGTATGAAAGGTGACCTTGACGCATTAGCCGAGGGCGCCGAAGCGATAGATCATCTCCATGCCGGAGACCGGGTGTTGATCTCCGAGCATTGTACCCATCACCCTATCGAGCAGGATATCGGCCGCGTTAAACTACCCAACTGGATCACCGAACGGGTAGGACAGCCTCTGAATTTCGACCATGTCCGTGGGCATGATTTCCCGACCGATTTAAGCAAGTATCAGCTAGTTGTACACTGTGGCGCTTGTACGGCCAACCGGCGTGAGATCCTCTCGCGCATCCTGGCTTGTAAATCCGCCCGGGTACCGATTACGAACTACGGCATGGCCATCGCCTATTGCCACGGCATCCTCGATCGCGCCATGAAAGTGTTCAGACAGGAGAGAAAACAGTGTCAGAGCGCCTGA
- the hydG gene encoding [FeFe] hydrogenase H-cluster radical SAM maturase HydG, with the protein MLHNAQQPVRPDGPRPLKPIDNPARFFHDGHDFIDDALIHELLEKNSKPEPSAVREVIAKARSLQRLEPAEAALLANVTDEELWEEIFAAAADIRQHVYGPRVVTFAPVYCGNICENSCLYCGFRAENKEIRRMLLNMEELAEEIRALVKLGHKRSVLVFGEHRRSGVDYIQESIKTVYNTKVGNGEIRRVNINAAPMTVDDYKVLHDVGIGTFQVFQETYHHETYKRVHPRGPKSNYPWRLYALHRAQEAGIDDVAIGALLGLYDWRFELLGLLYHTIDLEKTFGGIGPHTISFPRLRHASGAPLCDTDNPYLVSDRDFLRMIAVIRLMVPYTGMIITAREPREVRMPALKNACTQTDASTRIGLAGYAQKDYDQDEHRQQFMLGDTRELDEVVCELAEAGFLTSFCTAGYRCGRTGSSFMAIARKGEVHKFCIPNAILTLAEYLRDYASPKTKEVGEKLIQEKIAELSPGMSGRVSHLLEEVNRGGRDIRL; encoded by the coding sequence ATGCTACATAACGCACAGCAACCGGTTCGACCGGACGGTCCGCGTCCTTTGAAGCCGATTGACAATCCCGCTCGTTTTTTTCACGACGGACACGACTTCATCGATGATGCGCTGATTCATGAACTGCTCGAGAAAAACTCCAAACCGGAGCCCTCGGCGGTTCGTGAGGTAATTGCCAAAGCTCGTTCGCTTCAGCGTTTGGAACCGGCTGAGGCGGCACTTCTTGCCAATGTTACCGACGAGGAACTTTGGGAAGAGATATTCGCGGCCGCTGCCGATATCCGGCAGCATGTCTATGGTCCGAGGGTGGTCACATTTGCACCGGTCTACTGCGGCAACATCTGTGAAAATTCCTGTTTGTATTGCGGCTTCCGGGCCGAGAATAAGGAAATTCGGCGGATGTTGCTTAATATGGAAGAACTGGCGGAGGAGATACGCGCTCTGGTAAAACTCGGCCATAAGCGATCAGTGCTGGTTTTCGGTGAGCATCGTCGCTCCGGTGTCGATTATATTCAAGAATCTATTAAAACCGTTTATAATACGAAAGTCGGCAACGGTGAAATTCGGCGCGTGAATATCAATGCCGCGCCTATGACCGTTGATGACTACAAAGTTCTCCATGATGTAGGCATCGGTACTTTTCAGGTGTTCCAGGAAACGTATCATCATGAAACCTACAAACGGGTACATCCCAGGGGACCCAAGTCCAACTACCCATGGCGTCTTTATGCTTTACATCGAGCGCAGGAAGCCGGAATTGACGATGTCGCCATCGGTGCTCTGCTGGGATTGTACGACTGGCGCTTCGAGTTGCTGGGTTTGCTTTATCATACGATCGATCTTGAAAAGACTTTCGGCGGTATCGGACCGCATACGATTTCGTTCCCGCGTCTGCGCCATGCTTCAGGCGCCCCATTGTGTGACACCGACAATCCTTATCTCGTGAGCGATCGTGATTTCCTTCGTATGATCGCGGTCATCAGACTGATGGTGCCGTACACCGGCATGATTATCACTGCCCGTGAGCCGCGGGAAGTACGTATGCCGGCGTTGAAAAACGCCTGTACGCAAACCGATGCCTCAACCAGGATCGGTCTGGCCGGTTATGCACAAAAGGACTATGACCAGGATGAACATCGTCAGCAGTTCATGCTGGGGGACACCCGCGAGTTGGATGAGGTCGTTTGTGAATTGGCCGAGGCCGGTTTCCTGACCTCATTTTGTACCGCCGGTTATCGCTGCGGTCGGACGGGATCGAGTTTCATGGCTATCGCCCGCAAGGGGGAGGTGCACAAGTTCTGTATCCCGAATGCGATTCTTACTTTAGCCGAGTACCTGCGTGATTATGCTTCACCGAAGACCAAAGAAGTTGGAGAGAAGCTGATCCAGGAAAAAATCGCGGAATTGTCGCCCGGGATGTCCGGTCGAGTGTCACACCTTCTGGAGGAGGTAAATCGTGGTGGGCGCGATATCAGACTTTAA